In Leishmania donovani BPK282A1 complete genome, chromosome 28, one DNA window encodes the following:
- a CDS encoding vacuolar ATP synthase subunit b, putative — protein sequence MGRDEKHVRVLSKQELLATHIKELNESYSVKPHLEYTTIRAVNGPLVILEDVRKPTFAEIVKIELADGTVRRGQVLEVDGTKAVVQVFEGTSGIDVVRSKCEFTGKVMELGVSEDMLGRIFNGSGIPIDNGPPVLPEQFRNIEGIPINPRARVYPEEMIQTGISSIDVMTSISRGQKIPLFSGAGLPHNEIAAQIVRQAGLVKREGKTEDFCVVFAAMGVNQETARFFRTEFEQNGSMEKTVLFLNLANDPTIERIVTPRLALTTAEYLAYDCGKHVLVILTDMSSYADALREVSAAREEVPGRRGFPGYMYTNLACIYERAGRVLGRAGSITQIPILSMPNDDITHPIPDLTGYITEGQIYVDRQLHNRQLYPPINILPSLSRLMKNAIGEGMTRKDHSGVSNQMYAAYAISRDILAMKAVVGEEALSSEDLLYLEFLDKFEHKFICQGFYETRDIFQSLDLCWELLRTFPKSMLNKIDMKTRDEFYDRHPGRK from the coding sequence ATGGGCCGCGATGAGAAACATGTTCGCGTGCTGTCGAagcaggagctgctcgcCACGCACATCAAGGAGCTCAACGAGAGCTACTCGGTGAAACCGCATCTTGAGTACACGACGATTCGCGCCGTCAACGGTCCCCTCGTCATCCTTGAGGATGTGCGCAAGCCGACCTTCGCCGAGATCGTCAAAATCGAGCTGGCCGACGGCACCGTCCGTCGTGGCCAGGTGCTCGAGGTGGATGGCACCAAGGCCGTCGTGCAGGTCTTCGAGGGCACGTCCGGTATCGATGTCGTGCGCTCCAAGTGCGAGTTTACCGGAAAGGTTATGGAACTCGGCGTAAGCGAGGACATGCTGGGCCGCATCTTCAACGGTTCCGGCATCCCCATCGATAACGGcccgccggtgctgccggagCAGTTCCGCAATATCGAGGGGATTCCAATCAacccgcgcgcgcgtgtctacCCAGAGGAGATGATCCAGACGGGTATCTCGTCCATCGACGTCATGACCTCCATCTCGCGCGGCCAGAAGATTCCGCTCTTCTCCGGCGCTGGCCTGCCGCACAATGAAATTGCCGCGCAGATTGTGCGTCAGGCCGGTCTCGTGAAGCGCGAGGGCAAGACGGAGGACTTCTGTGTTGTCTTCGCCGCCATGGGTGTGAACCAGGAGACGGCCCGCTTTTTCCGCACAGAGTTCGAGCAGAACGGCTCAATGGAGAAAACCGTCCTCTTCCTGAACCTGGCGAACGACCCGACCATTGAGCGCATTGTGACGCCGCGTCTGGCCCTCACCACTGCTGAGTACCTCGCCTACGACTGCGGTAAGCACGTGCTCGTCATTCTGACCGACATGTCCTCGTACGCCGATGCCCTGCGTGAGGTGTCCGCCGCCCGTGAGGAGGTGCCCGGCCGCCGAGGTTTCCCTGGCTACATGTACACGAATCTGGCGTGCATCTACGAGCGTGCAGGCCGTGTGCTGGGCCGCGCCGGCTCTATCACCCAGATCCCGATTCTGTCCATGCCGAACGATGATATCACCCACCCCATTCCAGATCTCACCGGCTACATTACGGAAGGCCAGATCTACGTGGACCGCCAGCTGCACAATCGGCAGCTGTACCCGCCGATCAATAttctgccgtcgctgtcacGTCTGATGAAGAACGCCATTGGCGAGGGCATGACCCGCAAGGATCACAGCGGCGTGAGCAACCAAATGTACGCCGCCTACGCCATCAGTCGTGATATTCTCGCCATGAAGGCCGTCGTTGGCGAGGAGGCGTTGAGTAGCGAGGATCTGCTGTACCTCGAATTTCTCGACAAGTTCGAGCACAAGTTCATCTGTCAGGGCTTCTACGAAACACGCGATATCTTCCAAAGCCTTGACCTGTGCTGGGAACTGCTGCGCACGTTCCCCAAGAGCATGCTGAACAAGATCGACATGAAGACTCGCGATGAGTTCTATGACCGCCACCCGGGCCGCAAGTAA
- a CDS encoding 2-oxoglutarate dehydrogenase, E2 component, dihydrolipoamide succinyltransferase, putative produces MFRRVPTRVLPTACSAAHNVSLRFCLSIKVPTIAESISTGKVVNWAKKVGDAVAEDEVICQIESDKLNVDVRAPANGVITKINFEEGADVEVGAELSTMKEGPAPAATAPKAAEVKLDAPKAEPPKAAAPAAAAPAAPAAPVVAAKPAMHTMAGADPRTKSVRISSMRRRIADRLKASQNTCAMLTTFNEIDMTPLFQLRDKYKDEFHKRHDVKLGLMSPFVKASAIALKDVPIVNASFGKDTIDYHEFVDIAIAVATPRGLVVPVIRDVQNMNLANIETAIADYAARARINKLTMAEMTGGTFTISNGGVFGSWMGTPIINPPHSAILGMHAIKKKPWVVGNEIKIRDIMAVALTYDHRLIDGSDAVTFLVKVKNLIEDPARMVLDLS; encoded by the coding sequence ATGTTTCGTCGTGTGCCGACGCGCGTGTTGCCCACTGCGTGCAGTGCGGCCCACAACGTGAGCCTCCGCTTCTGCCTCAGCATCAAAGTACCCACAATTGCCGAGTCCATCAGTACGGGTAAGGTTGTGAACTGGGCGAAGAaggtcggcgacgccgtcgccgaagaCGAAGTAATTTGCCAGATCGAGTCGGACAAGCTCAACGtcgacgtgcgtgcgccggcgAACGGCGTCATTACGAAGATCAATTTCGAGGAGGGCGCTGATGTCGAGGTCGGCGCGGAACTGTCCACGATGAAGGAGGGCCccgcgccagcggcaacTGCACCGAAGGCTGCGGAAGTCAAGTTGGACGCACCCAAGGCGGAGCCGCCGAAGGCTGCAGccccagctgctgcggcgcctgcgGCTCCTGCCGCAcctgtcgtcgccgccaagCCCGCGATGCACACCATGGCCGGCGCTGACCCGCGCACGAAGAGCGTCCGCATCTCCtcgatgcgccgccgcatcgctgaCCGCCTCAAGGCCAGCCAGAACACGTGCGCCATGCTGACCACCTTCAATGAGATCGACATGACACCGCTGTTCCAGCTGCGCGACAAGTACAAGGACGAGTTCCACAAGCGCCACGACGTGAAGCTGGGACTGATGTCGCCCTTCGTGAAGGCGAGCGCGATTGCGCTCAAGGATGTGCCGATCGTGAACGCATCCTTTGGCAAGGACACCATTGACTACCACGAGTTCGTAGATATCGCGATcgccgtggcgacgccgcgcggcCTCGTCGTGCCCGTAATCCGTGATGTGCAGAACATGAACTTGGCAAACATCGAGACCGCCATCGCCGACTacgccgcgcgtgcgcgcatcaACAAGCTGACCATGGCTGAGATGACTGGAGGCACCTTCACCATCTCCaacggcggcgtcttcgGATCTTGGATGGGCACGCCGATCATCAACCCTCCGCATAGCGCCATCCTTGGCATGCACGCCATCAAGAAAAAACCGTGGGTGGTGGGCAACGAGATCAAGATCCGCGACATCATGGCGGTCGCTCTGACCTACGACCACCGCCTTATCGACGGTAGCGACGCGGTGACCTTCCTCGTGAAGGTGAAGAATCTGATTGAGGACCCGGCGCGTATGGTGCTGGACCTCTCGTAG